From a region of the Sesamum indicum cultivar Zhongzhi No. 13 linkage group LG3, S_indicum_v1.0, whole genome shotgun sequence genome:
- the LOC105157554 gene encoding plastidic ATP/ADP-transporter-like, whose amino-acid sequence MQGVLQSKGLLSLPSNPRTRAFAPQPSQGLRYRFYPLNPSLKPGLLNGSSLSLNAFSKFQGFIAKPQLVGQKSRNYPLFRAEAAAAAADGQSLYGEKESPKFMGIEVETLKKIIPLGMMFFCILFNYTILRDTKDVLVVTAKGSSAEIIPFLKTWVNLPMAIGFMLLYTKLANVLSKQALFYTVILPFIGFFGAFGFVLYPLSQYFHPTALADKLLNILGPRFLGPLAILRIWSFCLFYVMAELWGSVVISVLFWGFANQITTVEEAKKFYPLFGLGANIALVFSGRTVKYFSQMRQNLGPGVDGWAISLKGMMSIVVLMGFAICFLYWWVNNNVALPTRSQKKKEKPKMGTMESLKFLVSSRYIRDLATLVVAYGISINLVEVTWKSKLKAQFPTPNEYSSFMGDFSTATGIATFTMMLLSQWIFNKYGWGTAAKITPTVLLLTGVGFFSLILFGDPLAPGLAKIGMTPLLAAVYVGAMQNIFSKSAKYSLFDPCKEMAYIPLDEDTKVKGKAAIDVVCNPLGKSGGALIQQFMILTFGSLANSTPYLGGILLVIVLAWLGAAKSLDGQFTALRQEEELEKEMERAAVKIPVVSPNEAGNGSLADGPTLNPTGGDSSSGASSPHV is encoded by the exons ATGCAGGGCGTTTTGCAATCAAAAGGGCTTCTTTCATTGCCTTCAAACCCAAGAACGAGAGCTTTTGCTCCACAGCCATCACAGGGTTTAAGGTATAGGTTCTATCCTTTAAATCCCTCGTTAAAACCAGGGCTGCTTAATGGATCTTCTTTATCGCTTAACGCGTTCTCAAAGTTTCAAGGATTTATTGCAAAGCCTCAATTGGTTGGGCAAAAGAGCAGAAATTATCCCTTGTTTAGAGCTGAGgcggcagcagcagcagcagatgGGCAGTCTTTGTATGGAGAGAAAGAATCTCCCAAGTTCATGGGTATTGAGGTGGAGACtctcaagaaaataatacCGCTTGGGATGATGTTTTTCTGTATTCTGTTTAATTACACCATTCTCAGGGATACTAAGGATGTTTTGGTGGTGACAGCCAAAGGGTCTAGTGCTGAAATCATACCTTTCTTGAAAACATGGGTGAATTTGCCTATGGCTATTGGGTTCATGCTCTTGTACACCAAATTGGCTAATGTGTTGTCAAAACAGGCTCTTTTCTACACTGTCATTCTTCCATTTATAGGCTTTTTTGGGGCGTTTGGGTTTGTATTGTATCCACTCAGCCAGTATTTCCATCCCACAGCTCTGGCTGATAAGCTCCTTAATATTTTGGGCCCAAGATTTCTTGGCCCTCTTGCAATTTTGAGGATCTGGAGTTTCTGCTTGTTCTATGTGATGGCTGAACTTTGGGGGAGTGTGGTTATATCTGTCCTGTTCTGGGGGTTTGCTAATCAG ATCACTACTGTTGAAGAAGCAAAGAAGTTCTATCCTCTTTTTGGACTTGGTGCTAACATTGCCCTTGTTTTCTCTGGTCGAACGGTGAAATACTTCTCTCAAATGAGGCAAAACTTGGGTCCTGGGGTTGACGGCTGGGCCATCTCCTTGAAGGGAATGATGAGTATTGTGGTGCTGATGGGGTTTGCGATTTGTTTCCTGTATTGGTGGGTGAATAATAATGTTGCTCTTCCCACCCGTAGCCAGAAGAAGAAG GAGAAGCCAAAAATGGGGACAATGGAAAGTTTAAAGTTCTTGGTGTCTTCTAGATATATAAGAGATCTTGCGACCTTGGTTGTAGCATATGGTATCAGCATAAACCTCGTCGAGGTTACATGGAAATCAAAGCTCAAAGCTCAG TTTCCAACACCAAATGAGTACTCTTCATTTATGGGCGACTTCTCAACCGCTACTGGGATAGCAACTTTCACTATGATGCTGTTGAGTCAATGGATCTTTAACAAATACGGGTGGGGAACAGCAGCAAAAATCACGCCGACCGTCTTGCTTCTAACCGGAGTTGGCTTCTTCTCCCTGATTCTGTTTGGCGACCCTCTTGCTCCAGGTCTTGCCAAGATTGGGATGACTCCACTTTTAGCTGCCGTTTACGTGGGAGCAATGCAAAACATTTTTAGTAAGAGTGCCAAGTACAGCTTATTTGATCCGTGCAAGGAAATGGCCTACATTCCTTTGGACGAAGACACCAAG GTCAAAGGAAAGGCAGCGATCGATGTTGTTTGCAACCCGTTGGGGAAGTCCGGAGGCGCTTTAATTCAGCAGTTCATGATTTTAACCTTCGGATCACTTGCAAACTCGACTCCATATCTCGGAGGCATACTTCTTGTGATTGTTCTTGCGTGGTTGGGAGCCGCAAAGTCATTAGATGGCCAGTTCACCGCTTTGAGGCAAGAAGAAGAGCTTGAGAAGGAGATGGAAAGGGCCGCTGTGAAGATCCCGGTCGTGTCTCCGAACGAAGCTGGTAACGGTTCTCTTGCTGATGGACCGACCCTAAATCCCACCGGAGGCGACTCATCGTCGGGCGCCTCGTCTCCGCACGTGTGA
- the LOC105157555 gene encoding root phototropism protein 3 yields MQNSSPESVTLSNKLARSPSDQRWSDDADILDMDGFIKTLLGIQGKGVRPDLIGSIITHYASKWIPDLAGDEPKSAVSSFQDSPESITVSWMKQKLLIETLVGILPSEKDSVPCNFLLRLLRLANMVGVEAKCLAKLEKRVSWQLDRASLKELMIPCFSHTCATLLDCELVLRLVRGFLSSEETVRSGAALAKVAKLVDCYLAEAAVDSHLTLPEFFALACAVPSHARSTDDGLYRAVDIYLKAHPGLPKQDRKRLCTLIDSRKLSAEASLHATRNERLPVRAVIQVLLSEQTKLSKQVDWSGPLSSGRSPAVGPEGPARCMSRREMFTQQMEMKRLKEDVLRLQSQCMKMEGVIEQMLEKKKGSFRWKKLLELQCLRPANDHDRFLNHYVEA; encoded by the exons ATGCAGAATTCCTCGCCGGAATCCGTCACGTTATCCAACAAGTTAGCACGGTCGCCGAGCGATCAACGCTGGTCCGATGATGCCGACATTTTAGACATGGATGGTTTCATCAAGACTCTCTTAGGAATCCAGGGGAAGGGAGTTAGGCCTGACTTGATTGGCTCAATCATCACACATTATGCCTCTAAATGGATTCCTGACCTAGCTGGAGACGAGCCAAAAAGTGCGGTTTCCAGCTTCCAAGACTCGCCGGAGAGTATCACTGTCTCATGGATGAAGCAGAAGCTCTTGATTGAGACTCTAGTTGGAATTCTGCCCTCAGAGAAGGACTCTGTCCCCTGCAACTTCCTGCTACGTCTCCTACGTCTTGCTAACATGGTCGGCGTGGAGGCTAAGTGTCTTGCTAAGCTTGAAAAGCGTGTTTCTTGGCAGCTCGATCGGGCTTCGTTGAAAGAATTGATGATACCATGTTTTAGCCACACGTGTGCCACGTTGCTCGACTGTGAGCTCGTGCTTCGGCTGGTGAGAGGGTTCTTGAGCTCGGAGGAAACCGTTAGGAGTGGCGCTGCCCTTGCGAAAGTGGCAAAGCTTGTGGATTGTTATCTTGCTGAGGCTGCCGTTGATTCCCATTTGACATTGCCTGAGTTTTTCGCGCTCGCTTGTGCCGTTCCAAGCCATGCACGTTCAACAGATGACGGACTCTATCGTGCGGTGGATATATATCTCAAA GCACATCCAGGATTGCCAAAGCAAGACAGGAAGAGACTTTGCACTTTAATCGACAGCAGAAAGCTCTCAGCAGAGGCATCACTTCATGCAACTCGGAACGAGAGGCTTCCAGTTCGGGCCGTGATCCAAGTCCTCCTCTCGGAGCAAACCAAGCTCAGCAAGCAAGTCGACTGGAGTGGGCCCTTGAGCAGCGGCCGTAGCCCGGCGGTGGGGCCCGAGGGCCCGGCCCGGTGCATGTCGAGACGCGAGATGTTCACGCAGCAGATGGAGATGAAGAGGTTGAAGGAGGATGTTCTGAGGCTGCAGAGCCAGTGCATGAAAATGGAAGGCGTGATTGAGCAGATGttggaaaaaaagaagggaAGTTTCAGGTGGAAGAAGCTTTTGGAGTTGCAGTGTTTGAGGCCCGCAAATGATCATGATAGGTTTTTGAATCACTATGTTGAGGCTTGA